From the Clostridium sp. Marseille-P299 genome, one window contains:
- the scfB gene encoding thioether cross-link-forming SCIFF peptide maturase, whose translation MVHQYKSNGYNMVLDVNSGMVHVVDDLAYDIIALFEEKNKEDIISEMIEKYSKPENLAKLQAEGDEEITPESLKEECEAVYQDIADMKEAGNLFTEDIYEDYIGSFKKRETVVKALCLHIAHDCNLACRYCFAEEGEYHGRRALMSYEVGKQALDFLIANSGNRKNLEVDFFGGEPLMNFQVVKDLVAYGREQEKIHNKKFRFTLTTNGVLLNDEVMEFANKEMSNVVLSIDGRKEVNDKMRPFRNGAGSYDLIIPKFQKLAESRNQTNYYVRGTFTHNNLDFAEDVKHLAELGFKQISVEPVVAQPEEEYSLKEEDLPKCMEEYDKLANYIIESRKAGKWFNFFHFMIDLSGGPCVAKRLSGCGSGTEYLAVTPWGDLYPCHQFVGEEEYLLGNVYEGVKATEIREEFKCSNVYSKSKCKDCFAKFYCSGGCAANAYKFHGDINDAYDIGCELQRKRVECALMIKAAEAELGLE comes from the coding sequence GTGGTTCATCAATATAAAAGCAATGGATATAATATGGTATTAGATGTCAATAGTGGTATGGTACATGTAGTTGACGATTTAGCATATGATATTATCGCATTGTTTGAAGAAAAAAATAAAGAAGATATCATTTCAGAAATGATAGAAAAATATAGCAAGCCAGAGAACTTAGCTAAGCTTCAAGCAGAAGGTGATGAAGAAATTACACCAGAAAGCTTAAAAGAAGAATGCGAAGCAGTTTATCAGGACATTGCAGATATGAAAGAAGCTGGTAATTTATTCACAGAAGATATCTATGAAGATTACATTGGAAGCTTTAAAAAGCGCGAAACTGTAGTGAAAGCTCTTTGTTTGCATATTGCTCATGATTGTAACCTTGCTTGTCGTTATTGCTTTGCTGAAGAAGGCGAGTACCACGGCAGACGTGCGTTAATGAGCTATGAAGTTGGTAAGCAAGCTCTTGATTTTTTAATTGCTAATTCAGGTAATAGAAAAAATCTAGAAGTAGATTTCTTTGGTGGAGAGCCACTAATGAATTTCCAGGTAGTAAAAGATCTTGTTGCTTATGGTAGAGAGCAAGAAAAGATTCATAATAAAAAATTCCGTTTCACATTAACTACGAACGGTGTATTACTTAATGATGAAGTAATGGAATTTGCAAATAAAGAAATGAGTAACGTCGTTTTAAGTATTGACGGTAGAAAAGAAGTCAATGATAAAATGCGTCCATTCCGTAATGGAGCAGGAAGTTATGATTTAATCATTCCTAAGTTCCAGAAGCTTGCAGAGAGTAGAAATCAAACAAATTATTATGTAAGAGGAACATTTACTCACAATAATTTAGATTTTGCTGAGGATGTAAAGCATTTAGCAGAATTAGGATTTAAACAGATTTCTGTAGAACCAGTAGTTGCTCAGCCAGAAGAAGAATATTCCTTAAAAGAAGAAGATCTTCCAAAATGTATGGAAGAATATGATAAACTTGCAAACTACATCATTGAGTCAAGAAAGGCTGGAAAATGGTTTAACTTTTTCCACTTTATGATTGATTTAAGTGGTGGTCCTTGTGTTGCAAAACGTTTATCTGGATGTGGTTCAGGAACAGAATATTTAGCAGTTACTCCATGGGGTGATTTATATCCATGTCATCAATTTGTTGGTGAAGAAGAATACTTACTTGGTAATGTTTACGAAGGTGTTAAGGCAACTGAAATTCGTGAAGAATTTAAGTGCAGTAATGTGTATTCTAAGAGTAAATGTAAAGATTGCTTTGCGAAATTTTATTGTAGCGGTGGATGTGCTGCAAATGCATATAAATTCCATGGTGACATTAATGATGCTTATGATATTGGCTGCGAACTTCAAAGAAAACGTGTAGAATGTGCACTTATGATTAAAGCAGCGGAAGCTGAATTAGGTCTTGAATAA
- the truA gene encoding tRNA pseudouridine(38-40) synthase TruA: MRNIQLTIEYDGSRYDGWQKQVGNSKSITIQDKIEEVLSRMDNEKVEVCGAARTEAGVHAYRQIANFHTNTDLKVYEIKHYLNRFLPRDIAVVEALEVPERFHASFNAKAFVYEYKITTGEVPSVFDRKYNYYSFKRLDIGQMQKAAKYFIGNHDFKALSDNKRMKKSTIRTIHDIDIYGDNKEIVITVKGDDFWPHMVRILVGTLMEVGLGNCEPSKMEEIISSKNRELAGPTAEAKGLFLVDVLY, encoded by the coding sequence ATGAGAAACATTCAATTAACAATTGAGTATGATGGCTCAAGATATGATGGTTGGCAAAAACAAGTTGGCAACTCAAAAAGTATAACAATTCAAGACAAAATAGAGGAAGTCTTAAGTCGAATGGATAACGAAAAAGTCGAGGTGTGTGGTGCAGCAAGAACAGAAGCTGGAGTCCATGCATATCGTCAGATTGCAAATTTCCATACTAATACAGATTTAAAGGTGTATGAAATAAAGCATTATTTAAATCGATTTTTACCAAGAGACATTGCAGTAGTAGAAGCCTTAGAGGTACCAGAACGTTTTCATGCAAGCTTTAATGCAAAAGCTTTTGTCTATGAATATAAGATTACAACTGGAGAGGTTCCATCTGTATTTGATAGAAAATATAATTATTACAGTTTTAAGCGCTTAGACATTGGTCAAATGCAAAAAGCTGCGAAATATTTTATAGGTAATCATGATTTTAAAGCGCTTTCTGATAATAAGCGAATGAAAAAATCAACGATTCGAACCATTCATGATATTGATATTTACGGGGATAACAAGGAAATAGTAATTACCGTAAAGGGAGATGATTTTTGGCCTCATATGGTGCGAATTCTTGTGGGCACTTTAATGGAAGTAGGACTTGGAAATTGTGAACCAAGTAAAATGGAGGAAATCATCAGTAGTAAAAATAGAGAGCTGGCTGGACCAACGGCGGAAGCTAAAGGGCTGTTTTTAGTAGATGTTCTTTATTAA
- a CDS encoding NUDIX domain-containing protein, protein MEKYKIMVKGIVKYENKYLLVKRWYDDRIINPYQWEFIDGKIEFGESPDKAVIRVIKENLGLDAIINRILYTWTYTVGDVFHIGICYECYGSQTEIILSEDLHDYRFISREELDQYIENKNILEDINRADL, encoded by the coding sequence ATGGAAAAGTATAAAATAATGGTTAAGGGCATTGTAAAATATGAAAACAAATATTTATTAGTAAAGCGTTGGTATGACGATCGAATAATTAATCCATATCAATGGGAGTTTATCGATGGAAAAATAGAGTTTGGGGAATCACCAGATAAAGCCGTGATACGTGTGATTAAGGAAAACCTTGGTCTTGATGCCATTATAAATCGTATCTTGTATACGTGGACGTATACTGTAGGGGATGTATTTCATATAGGTATTTGTTATGAATGCTATGGTAGCCAAACCGAGATTATTTTGTCTGAAGATTTACATGACTATCGTTTTATTTCACGTGAAGAGTTAGATCAATATATTGAAAATAAAAACATTTTAGAAGATATAAATAGGGCAGACTTGTAA
- a CDS encoding ECF transporter S component: MKTNLKTKRLNLIIGILLTCVSIALLIYGYKSKIDVGVTANDTLIIYSLIALIIGVILVLTSLYLLIKKQSTTNESHSDQVKTMTQAALLAALCYIGFQYLKIPIPVGTEKTALHIGNTFCVLAALLLGGLWGGLAGSIGMTIADLTSDYVTSAPKTLILKLCIGLIVGFVAHKIFHISKEHNKKKILRIAIISSTCGMAFNVVADPLVGYFYKRYVLNIPADVASIWAKIGASTTFVNAIAAVIVAVILYTALRPALISSNQFRRID; the protein is encoded by the coding sequence ATGAAAACAAACTTAAAAACGAAACGGCTGAATTTAATCATCGGAATATTACTTACATGCGTATCCATTGCTCTACTTATTTATGGTTATAAGAGTAAAATCGACGTTGGAGTAACCGCCAATGATACTTTAATTATTTACAGTTTAATTGCTTTAATCATTGGAGTGATTTTAGTATTAACGAGTCTTTACTTACTTATAAAAAAGCAATCAACAACCAATGAATCTCATTCTGATCAAGTTAAAACAATGACTCAAGCAGCTTTACTTGCTGCCCTTTGCTATATTGGCTTTCAATATCTTAAAATACCAATCCCTGTTGGTACAGAAAAAACTGCCCTTCATATTGGGAACACTTTTTGTGTCCTAGCTGCTTTATTGCTAGGTGGATTATGGGGAGGACTCGCTGGCTCCATCGGTATGACAATTGCAGATTTAACCTCTGATTACGTAACTAGCGCACCTAAAACTCTTATTTTAAAACTATGCATTGGCCTAATTGTTGGTTTTGTTGCCCATAAAATATTCCATATTAGCAAAGAGCATAATAAGAAAAAAATTCTTCGAATCGCAATTATTTCCTCTACTTGTGGAATGGCTTTTAATGTCGTTGCAGATCCACTTGTTGGTTACTTTTACAAACGCTATGTATTAAATATTCCTGCAGACGTTGCTTCTATCTGGGCTAAAATCGGTGCTAGTACTACCTTTGTTAATGCGATTGCAGCGGTTATTGTTGCAGTAATCTTATATACGGCATTACGTCCTGCATTAATTTCCTCCAATCAATTTCGTCGAATTGATTAG
- a CDS encoding energy-coupled thiamine transporter ThiT, translating to MFDFLAKATTNSWDENVFQLTKSGVITVIAVIIGLIVIALLLRPKKEKALTYTTKQLVFSALAMALGLVTSFFKFLELPMGGSVTLFSMFFIALIGYWYGAKIGIITAIAYGLLQFVIDPIFYTPVQMLVDYPLAFGALGLSGIFSNKKNGLIKGYITGVLGRYFFSFLSGLIFFASYAEGSGMSAPVYSLVYNGMYIIPEAIITVVLLFVPAISGALKHVKAMITE from the coding sequence ATGTTTGATTTTCTAGCGAAAGCTACAACAAATAGTTGGGATGAAAATGTCTTCCAACTAACAAAAAGTGGTGTAATAACCGTAATTGCAGTTATTATCGGATTAATCGTAATTGCACTTTTATTACGCCCGAAAAAAGAAAAAGCACTAACCTATACCACAAAACAGCTTGTATTTTCAGCACTTGCTATGGCTCTTGGTTTAGTTACTTCTTTTTTCAAATTTTTAGAATTACCTATGGGTGGTTCCGTTACATTGTTTAGTATGTTTTTCATAGCTTTAATTGGTTATTGGTATGGAGCTAAGATTGGTATTATTACTGCAATAGCTTACGGTCTATTACAGTTCGTAATTGATCCTATCTTTTACACCCCAGTACAGATGCTTGTAGATTATCCTCTTGCGTTTGGTGCTTTGGGATTATCCGGTATCTTTTCGAATAAAAAGAACGGACTAATTAAGGGTTATATCACAGGTGTTCTTGGACGTTATTTCTTTTCTTTTTTATCAGGCCTTATATTCTTCGCATCTTATGCAGAAGGTTCTGGTATGAGCGCTCCTGTTTATTCGCTAGTTTATAATGGTATGTACATAATACCAGAAGCTATTATTACTGTGGTATTACTTTTCGTTCCTGCAATATCTGGTGCACTAAAACACGTAAAGGCTATGATTACTGAATAA
- the recJ gene encoding single-stranded-DNA-specific exonuclease RecJ, which produces MKEKWILEAKKADFNAIGMKYNINPVLARIMVNRGISEDNQIRKYLFGTFEDMHDPRQMKDLEKAASMLANAIKTNQIITIATDFDNDGLLSGHTLHTAIKRIGGKAIIDAPNRVLEGYGLNRRIVDDALLAGSKFLITCDNGIAAFDAIEYAKELGFTVVVTDHHEVGFEEDESGVRRFILPKADAIVNPKQSDCHYPFKGLCGAGVVFKLIQVLYELFDIPSEELYELLEFTAIATVADVMDLVDENRIIVKKGLERIKDTKNLGLKALIEENQLRKDKISAYHIGFIIGPCFNAAGRLETVKLAFDLLQAKTEDEANRLAVELKELNDSRKDLTLKGVEQAFDIIDSTDLKDDKVLLVKLKDTHESLVGIIAGRVREMYHKPAIVFTNVEDGLKGSGRSIEAYNMFEELNSCRDLLSRFGGHKMAAGLSLKEENYDELRRRLNEESTLTEEDFIPTVRIDVPMPIGYITEKFVDELELLEPFGKGNSKPIFAEQHFNICSGKILGKNQNVLKMILMNQNGSIIEALYFGDIDKFNEFLTDEYGEVEVSNMYKGRNSSIDVAFTYYPSINEYMGNKTTQIIIQNYCRIKR; this is translated from the coding sequence ATGAAAGAAAAATGGATATTAGAAGCAAAAAAAGCAGATTTTAATGCTATAGGTATGAAATATAATATAAATCCCGTATTAGCACGTATTATGGTGAATCGAGGAATCTCTGAAGATAATCAAATAAGAAAGTATTTATTTGGAACCTTTGAAGACATGCATGATCCAAGGCAGATGAAAGATCTAGAAAAAGCTGCTAGTATGCTTGCTAATGCGATAAAAACCAATCAGATTATTACAATTGCAACGGATTTTGATAATGATGGATTATTGTCTGGGCATACTTTACATACCGCAATTAAGCGTATTGGAGGAAAAGCAATTATTGATGCACCAAATAGGGTGTTAGAAGGTTATGGACTTAATCGACGTATTGTTGATGATGCGCTTTTGGCTGGTAGTAAGTTTTTAATTACTTGTGATAATGGGATTGCCGCATTTGATGCAATTGAATATGCGAAAGAGCTAGGTTTTACGGTGGTTGTAACAGATCATCATGAAGTTGGCTTTGAGGAAGATGAGAGTGGAGTAAGACGTTTTATTTTACCGAAAGCAGATGCAATTGTGAATCCAAAGCAGAGTGATTGCCATTATCCTTTTAAAGGTTTATGCGGTGCTGGAGTTGTGTTTAAGTTAATTCAAGTTCTTTATGAGCTCTTTGATATACCAAGTGAGGAATTATATGAATTGCTAGAATTTACAGCTATTGCAACCGTAGCAGATGTTATGGATTTAGTGGATGAAAATCGTATCATTGTAAAAAAAGGTTTGGAACGCATCAAAGATACTAAAAATCTTGGTTTAAAGGCATTAATTGAAGAAAATCAATTACGTAAAGATAAAATAAGTGCCTATCATATAGGATTTATTATTGGTCCATGCTTTAATGCAGCTGGAAGGCTGGAAACTGTGAAGCTAGCCTTTGATCTTTTGCAAGCTAAGACAGAGGATGAGGCCAATAGACTCGCCGTAGAGTTAAAAGAATTAAATGATAGTAGAAAAGATCTTACTCTAAAAGGGGTTGAGCAAGCATTTGATATTATTGATTCAACAGATTTAAAAGATGACAAGGTATTACTTGTTAAGTTAAAAGATACCCATGAAAGTTTGGTAGGAATTATAGCTGGACGAGTACGTGAAATGTACCACAAGCCTGCTATTGTGTTTACAAATGTAGAAGATGGCCTAAAAGGATCTGGTAGATCCATCGAAGCCTACAATATGTTTGAAGAGTTAAATAGTTGTAGAGATTTACTTAGTCGTTTTGGTGGTCATAAAATGGCGGCGGGTCTTTCTTTAAAAGAAGAAAATTATGACGAACTAAGAAGACGATTAAATGAAGAAAGTACTCTTACCGAAGAAGATTTTATACCGACGGTTCGTATTGATGTACCTATGCCCATTGGTTATATCACAGAAAAGTTTGTAGATGAGTTAGAATTACTCGAGCCTTTTGGAAAAGGAAATTCAAAACCAATATTTGCGGAACAACATTTTAATATTTGTAGTGGTAAAATTCTTGGGAAGAATCAAAATGTACTAAAGATGATTTTAATGAATCAGAATGGTTCTATTATTGAAGCACTATATTTTGGAGATATTGATAAGTTCAATGAGTTTTTAACAGATGAATATGGAGAAGTTGAAGTTTCTAATATGTATAAAGGAAGAAATTCATCCATCGACGTTGCATTTACTTATTATCCAAGTATTAATGAATACATGGGGAATAAGACAACTCAGATTATTATTCAAAATTACTGCAGAATTAAGCGTTAG
- the scfA gene encoding six-cysteine ranthipeptide SCIFF translates to MKHIKTLNTKNLKDTMKKGGCGECQTSCQSACKTSCTVGNQSCENR, encoded by the coding sequence ATGAAACATATCAAAACATTAAACACTAAAAACTTAAAGGATACAATGAAAAAAGGTGGATGTGGCGAATGCCAGACTTCATGTCAATCCGCTTGTAAAACATCCTGTACAGTAGGAAATCAAAGCTGCGAAAATAGATAG